The genomic segment TGCCCTTACCGGTGGAAATTGTGGAAAATCGCACGGTTGGTGCGACCCTGGGTCAAGAAAGCATTGAACGCAGTATTTATGCCGCCCTCTCAGGCTTAGTATTGGTTTTAGTGTTCATGGCGGTTTACTACCGTTTACCCGGCTTAATTGCCGATTTAGCCCTGGCAATTTATGCCTTACTCACCTTCGCGGCTTATGTTTTAATTGGCGTCACGCTCACCTTACCGGGGATTGCAGGGTTTATCCTCAGTATTGGTATGGCAGTGGATGCCAATGTCCTCATTTTTGAACGCACCCGCGAGGAACTCCGCGCCGGCAAAACGCTGTATCGGGGAGTAGAATCGGGATTTTATCGCGCTTTTTCCAGTATTCTCGATAGCAATGTCACCACACTCATTGCTTGTGCGGCTCTGTTTTGGTTAGGGTCAGGGTTAGTCAAAGGCTTTGCTGTTACCCTCGCGATCGGTGTTTTAGTGAGCTTATTTACAGCGCTCACCTGTACCCGCACCTTTCTCCTTGTTGCTGTGTTAGGGTTCCCCTCGGTGCGTAAAAAACCGGAATTATTCTGTCCCAATTTGGTGGTGTCGGCAAAATGAAACTCAAGGTAATCAAACAACGGTATTTTTGGTGGACCGTTTCCGCCTTTGCTTTCGTCCTTTCCCTACTGGCGATGATCATTTCTTATACGCAATTTGATGCCCCCTTGCGTCCGAGTATTGATTTTGTTGGGGGAACCCGTTTGCAGTTAGAACAAGATTGTTCAATTCCGAATAATTGCGATCAGCCCATTGAGGTGAACCAAGTTCGGGAGATCCTGACCGAACAAGGATTCCCTGAAGCCAGCATTCAAGTGGTGGGAGAAGCGCGGCAAGGGCTGTCAATTCGCACCCGTAACTTAGATGTGGACGAACGCACGCAACTACAAAGTGCCTTAACCGAAGCAGTGGGGCAATTTGATCCCAAAACCACGAAAATTGACACCGTGGGTCCCACCATTGGTCAAGAACTATTTACATCCGGGATCTTAGCGTTGCTAGTGTCATTTTTTGGGATTATTGTTTATCTCAGCATTCGCTTTCGCCTCGATTATGCTGTCTTTGCCATTTTTGCCCTATTTCATGATGCTTTAATTACCTCCGGTGTTTTTGCGATCTTAGGCTTAGTAGCTGGCGTGGAAGTAGATAGTTTATTTTTAGTTGCCCTGTTAACGATTATTGGTTTTTCGGTGAATGATACGGTTGTGATTTATGACCGGATTCGGGAAACGAGGCAGATGGAACCAGAAGTGGACATGAATCAAGTGGTGGATGATGCGGTGAATCAGACTTTGACCCGTTCCATTAATACCACGTTAACCACAGTGTTGCCATTACTTGCTATCTTATTATTTGGAGGGGATACCTTAAAAGAATTTGCTTTGGCTTTAATTATTGGCTTCATTTTAGGGGCATATTCGAGTATTTTCTTAGCCAGTACCCTCTTGGCTTGGTGGGAAGAACGACAAGCAACCCCAGAACCTGAACCGTCCAATGAGCAAGTGTAAGTGATTTTCAAGTTTTGGCAGTTGATGATTCAGAATTAGGGATTCAGATGCAACGACTGCACCAGCTGACTGTTTTCAGTCGTTGGGTGTTGATTGTTCTCTCTTGGGCGATTACCTTACCGATTGTCTTCTGGCAGCTAAGGGAAGAAATTGCTTTGATCCGTTCTCACTTTACAATGGCTGCCGTGCGCTATGCCTTGGTGTTTAACCCCGGTTACGCGATCGCGCTCAGTTGGTGTCTTGGCATTACTACTGCCGTCTTATTGTGGCAAAGTAGTAATATTCTGTTTGGCTTTTCCGAACGTTACCGCCAGGAACTGGAAAAGCGAGTCCGACGCATCCGGAGAAAAGGGAAATCTCATCTGCTGTGGCGTTGGGTCATGCGTTAAGTCTCGGGTGTGGGGGCGGAAATTTGTTGCCAATCGGCTGGAGTATTACAGTTAAACAAGGTAGCACGATCGCGCACGGTTAATTCTTGGACGGGATGCCGGTCTAAAAAGCCTTGAAATGAGCGTTTTCCTGCCGCTAAATAGGTGGCAAATAAGGCGGAACACTGGTCACGATAAAACCCCGCTAACGGTTCCCAGCCTTGAGGCGATTTGGGTAAAAGTGCAACCTTTTCTGCAGTTACTCCCTCTATCTGCCGACACCAGAATTCTAGTTCCGAGACGGTCAGTTTGGGTAAATCACAGGCTAGCGCTAAAATCCAGGGAGTTTGCACAACTTGTAAGCCCTGGTATAGCCCCACTAAAGGTCCATGAGGGATTGTCTCCTTTGAGGACACCGTTTCTGGAATAAGCTGACAGCCGGGAGGAAGTATATCTTGATAACGCTCTCCCCAAGGGGTAACAATATAAACCTGCGGGGTGAGGGTTTGGGCTAACTGACAGGTGCGTTGCAGAAGCGGCGTTCCTGCCACTGTCATTAAAGCTTTATCTTCTCCCATGCGCTGACTTTGTCCGCCAGCAAGAATAATGGTGCTGAGATGATTTTCCCGGGAAGAGGCAATAGACATGAGACACTAGAAAAAAACGTTAAACATCAGCCAATAGACTTATGAGTCAAGATTTTAGCGCGGTTAGGCAGCAATTGGAAACGCTGATCACCTCACAGCAAGTTAGTTATGAACCGCAGTGGCAACCCGCACCCCAGTTACCGGCAAAGCCCTTAGTTATCCCAAAAACAGAAGCAGCGGTGGGGAAAGTGTGCGCGATCGCGCAGCAAAATCAGCGTTCAATCGTTCCTTGTGGCAATGGGACTAAACTCACCTGGGGCGGATTTCCCCCTCAGTTTGACTTCTACCTTAGCACCCGTCACCTCAACCAAATCGTTGATCATGCCGTGGGTGACTTAACCGTGACGGTGCAAGCTGGCATCACTCTCGCCCAATTGCAAGAAAAACTTCACCAAAGCAATCAGTTTCTACCACTTGATCCAGCCGATCCCGAAACCGCAACCCTCGGCGGCATTGTTGCCACTGCAGACGCGGGCAGTTGGCGAGAACGTTATGGTGGAGTTAGAGACTTACTCATTGGCATTTCCTTTGTTCGCGCCGATGGGGAAATCGCCAAAGCGGGAGGACGGGTTGTGAAAAATGTTGCCGGATACGACTTAATGAAACTCCTGACGGGATCTTATGGCACCCTTGGTCTGATCACCCAACTTACCTTCCGTACTTATCCGTTACCACCGGCGTCTGCAACCCTTGTTTTAACGGGCGATACGGATGCCATTACACAAGTTGCCCAAACCCTTCGCAATTCCACCTTAACGCCCACCCGTGCCGATTTATTATCTCCTGCTGTTAGCGAGAAACTCAACTTAGGAAAAGGCTTAGGCTTCATTATTCAATGGGAAACGATTATCGAAAGTATTAATCAACAAATTGAAGAACTGAACCAGATTGCAAAATCATTTTCCCTGACAATAACCCGTTACCAAGGGGAGAATGAAAACTTATTATGGGATCAATTGAAATCTTTAACTTCTGTCCCTGGCAATAATAACCAAATTACTTGTAAATTCGGCTTATTACCCACTGCAAACTGTCAATTTTTCTCAGAACTCCCCCCTGACAGTTACGCTATCATTCATAATAAGAGCGGTTTAGGTAAACTAATTTTATTTGAAGATTTATCATTATCCACTCTGCAATCAATTCGCAATTACTGTGAAAAGAATCAGGGGTTTATGACCCTTCTTTCTGCTCCTAAAACGATTAAAGAACAAATCGAGCCTTGGGGATATTCTGGTAATGCATTAGCCATAATGAAAAAGATTA from the Cyanobacteria bacterium GSL.Bin1 genome contains:
- the secF gene encoding protein translocase subunit SecF, which encodes MKLKVIKQRYFWWTVSAFAFVLSLLAMIISYTQFDAPLRPSIDFVGGTRLQLEQDCSIPNNCDQPIEVNQVREILTEQGFPEASIQVVGEARQGLSIRTRNLDVDERTQLQSALTEAVGQFDPKTTKIDTVGPTIGQELFTSGILALLVSFFGIIVYLSIRFRLDYAVFAIFALFHDALITSGVFAILGLVAGVEVDSLFLVALLTIIGFSVNDTVVIYDRIRETRQMEPEVDMNQVVDDAVNQTLTRSINTTLTTVLPLLAILLFGGDTLKEFALALIIGFILGAYSSIFLASTLLAWWEERQATPEPEPSNEQV
- a CDS encoding molybdenum cofactor guanylyltransferase, with the protein product MSIASSRENHLSTIILAGGQSQRMGEDKALMTVAGTPLLQRTCQLAQTLTPQVYIVTPWGERYQDILPPGCQLIPETVSSKETIPHGPLVGLYQGLQVVQTPWILALACDLPKLTVSELEFWCRQIEGVTAEKVALLPKSPQGWEPLAGFYRDQCSALFATYLAAGKRSFQGFLDRHPVQELTVRDRATLFNCNTPADWQQISAPTPET
- a CDS encoding FAD-binding protein; the encoded protein is MSQDFSAVRQQLETLITSQQVSYEPQWQPAPQLPAKPLVIPKTEAAVGKVCAIAQQNQRSIVPCGNGTKLTWGGFPPQFDFYLSTRHLNQIVDHAVGDLTVTVQAGITLAQLQEKLHQSNQFLPLDPADPETATLGGIVATADAGSWRERYGGVRDLLIGISFVRADGEIAKAGGRVVKNVAGYDLMKLLTGSYGTLGLITQLTFRTYPLPPASATLVLTGDTDAITQVAQTLRNSTLTPTRADLLSPAVSEKLNLGKGLGFIIQWETIIESINQQIEELNQIAKSFSLTITRYQGENENLLWDQLKSLTSVPGNNNQITCKFGLLPTANCQFFSELPPDSYAIIHNKSGLGKLILFEDLSLSTLQSIRNYCEKNQGFMTLLSAPKTIKEQIEPWGYSGNALAIMKKIKQEFDPNNQFNPNRFVGGI